One segment of Sesamum indicum cultivar Zhongzhi No. 13 linkage group LG4, S_indicum_v1.0, whole genome shotgun sequence DNA contains the following:
- the LOC105160127 gene encoding uncharacterized protein LOC105160127, whose translation MHIQSFLLPQWKWFVDYANVGNRIWLAWDDNAIDVHILDLGEQFIHCRVTNRADNEIVIITVIYGASEVSGRRALWNSLQTLAPQCTDVPWLVGGDFNAVREINEVCGVSGDIRIAMEDFNNSIQEAGLLPMPMQGEWYTWHNCSTSTRSLWKRLDRILFNDRWLAQFPTSSYHSLTPRTSDHSPLVLFGDSQHHNNGGMFRFDNYPTLSPDFIPSVQNIWQHEVIGVPMYAVTHKLKALKPVFRQQRRNKGDLSHNVQLAKGFLEEAQNLVSSDRQNELFEHCCRFVYAKAVKIEQIMLQQRAKMQWMKGGDQCSRVFFRKIAQRRAARRILQINDENGSTHAEPEEVIHEFVSYYQNLLGGNRRQTLVDITYLRPWARHIITNEETSQLCLPFTPEDVKNAVFDISEDKAPGPDGYSSGFFKAAWPVVGTEVTRAILNFFTTGKLLKQVN comes from the coding sequence ATGCATATTCAATCTTTTCTActacctcaatggaaatggtttgttgactATGCAAATGTGGGAAACCGTATATGGCTAGCATGGGATGATAATGCTATTGATGtccatattcttgatttgggtGAACAATTCATACATTGTCGAGTCACGAATAGGGCTGACAATGAAATTGTTATCATTACTGTTATTTATGGTGCTTCTGAAGTGAGTGGTCGACGTGCCCTATGGAATTCTCTACAAACCCTTGCCCCACAATGCACGGACGTTCCATGGCTGGTGGGAGGAGATTTCAATGCAGTCCGCGAGATTAATGAGGTGTGTGGCGTCTCGGGAGATATAAGGATTGCTATGGAAGATTTCAACAATAGTATTCAGGAAGCTGGATTGTTGCCAATGcctatgcaaggtgaatggtaTACTTGGCACAATTGCAGCACGTCTACGAGGAGCCTATGGAAACGATTGGATAGGATACTCTTCAATGATCGCTGGCTAGCACAGTTTCCTACTTCATCATATCATAGTCTTACACCCCGTACTTCGGACCACTCGCCGTTGGTCTTATTTGGGGACTCACAGCATCATaataatggaggtatgtttcggttCGATAATTACCCAACCCTATCGCCTGATTTTATCCCCAGTGTCCAGAATATTTGGCAACATGAGGTGATTGGCGTGCCTATGTACGCGGTGACCCATAAACTTAAGGCCCTGAAACCGGTCTTCAGACAACAAAGGAGGAATAAAGGGGATTTGTCACATAACGTCCAATTGGCGAAGGGATTTCTCGAGGAGGCACAAAACTTGGTGAGCTCGGACAGACAAAATGAACTATTTGAACACTGCTGTCGTTTTGTGTATGCTAAAGCGGTCAAGATAGAACAAATTATGCTACAGCAAAGAgctaagatgcagtggatgaaggggggtgaccaatgTTCCAGGGTTTTCTTCCGCAAGATCGCTCAAAGAAGGGCGGCGAGGAGGATCttgcagatcaatgatgaaaatggaagCACTCACGCAGAACCGGAGGAGGTTATACATGAGTTTGTATCCTATTATCAAAACCTCTTAGGAGGTAACAGACGTCAAACATTGGTGGATATTACCTATCTCAGACCTTGGGCGAGGCATATTATTACCAATGAAGAGACAAGCCAGTTATGTTTACCTTTTACACCGGAAGATGTGAAGAATGCCGTGTTCGACATTTCTGAGGACAAGGCTCCAGGCCCTGACGGATACTCATctggattctttaaagcagcctggccagtggtgggGACTGAGGTTACAAGGGCGATACTGAATTTCTTCACCACGGGGAAACTTCTTAAGCAAGTTAACTAA